Within the Streptomyces sp. R41 genome, the region GACACCACGTCGTCGGACTCCGGCACCACGGCCGAGACCCGCAGCCGGTGACGCAGATTCCGCCACACCGGAAGCACCAGCCGCCCCAGGAACACCGAGCCGAGCGCGGCTCCCCACAGCGCCCACCAGTAGGCGGTGGCGGCGGACGACGTGGTGAAGGTCGTGCCCACCGCGACCTGGTGCGTGAACGCCAGCACCACCGCCACATACGTGTAGAGGTGGATGAAATGCCAGGTCTCGTACGCCAGTCGGCGTCGGGCGAAGCGCGCCGACACCGCGCCGATCACGATGATCAGGGCCAGCGCGACGACGGCTCGCAGGACGCCCTCGACCGTCGTGGCCAGTTCCACCAGCTCGTCCACGAAGGACATGGACGCCGGCTGCGCGTAGCCGAGAATGATGAACGCCGCGTGCGACAGCAACGTCCACAGGAGGCCGAAGCCGACCCAGCGGTGCCAGGACGTCAGCCGGTCCATGCCGATCCGGTGGTCGAGCCACGGCAGCCGGGCGACCAGCAGCAACTGGAAGGCCATCAGCAGCGCGCCGTACAGCCCGGCCAGCCGGCCGATCGCGATCAGGGTGCTCGAGCCGAGTCCTGCCTGGAGGAAGAACACGGTCACCACGCCCGCGTTCGCGGCCAGCACGGCGTACAGGCCGGCACGGGCCACCACCTTGGGACGTACCGCCGTGGGAGGCGGCTGGACACGTTCGACAGTGGTCACGGAGGGCAGCTCCTCGTTCGGGTGTGGGGACACCGAGCCTGCCCGGTGGGAGCTGTCGTTTTCCTGTCGGTCAACTTTCAAGTTTTTATCGATGTCGATCAGGAGCGACCGCGGGTATGGCGTCCCGAGGCACGTGAAGCACTATGAGCAGGTGGAAAAAGTGCGCCTTCTGGTCGTGGACGACGACCCTCCCATCGCGGATCTCGTGGCGACGGTCGCCCGCTACGAGGGCTGGGAGGCCGTCACCGCGCACTCCGGCGAGGAGGCGCTGCGCCGGGCCGCCGAGTTCCACCCCGACATCGTGGTGCTCGACCTGATGCTGCCCGGCCTCGACGGATTCGCCGTCCTGGACCGGCTGCGGCAGTCCGGGACGATGGTGCCCGTCGTGTTCCTCACCGCGCGGGACGGTGTCGCCGACCGGGTCGCGGGCCTCACCCGCGGCGGCGACGACTACCTGGTCAAACCGTTCGCCGTGGAGGAGCTCATGGCGCGGCTGCGCACCGTGCTGCGGCGCAGCACCGGCCCCGGCTTCCAGCGGTCGGTGCTCCGGGTCGCGGACCTGACGATGGACGAGGACACCCGCGAGGTGCGCCGCGGCGACCGGCTGCTCACGCTCACCCCCACCGAGTACGAGGTGCTGCGCTACCTGATGCGCAGGTCACCCACCGTGCTGACCAAGGCGCAGATCCTCGACCACGTCTGGGAGTACGGCTTCGGCGGCCGCTCCAATGTGGTGGAACTGGTCGTCAGCCGGCTCCGCCGCAAGCTCGAGGACAGCGGCGAGCCGCTCATCCACACCGTGCGGGGCATCGGATACGTGGTGCGGCAGGTCGCCGAGTGATCGGGCGCCATTGGCGGGCCTACCGCAGACTGCGCCTGGGCACCCGGCTCGCCCTGGGCATGGGCGTGCTGTCGCTCGTCGTGTTCGCGGTCGTCGGCACGGCGCTGACGACATACATGCGGGACTACCTGGACCGCCAGCTCGGCGAGCAGATGAAGCTCGTCCAGGTCACCCAGTCCAAGGACGCCCAGGCGCACAGCACCGTGCAGCGGCAGCCGTACTACGGCTGGTACACCGCCGTGTACGACCTCTCGGACGGCACCGCCGTGCTCCGCAAGCCCGCCGACGTACCGGCGGACACCGCCGCACTGACCGCCGCCGCGGAGGCGCTGCCACCGGCCGGCTCCGAGCACATCCTGCGCAACGCGGACATCGCGGGCAAGGGCACGTACAAGCTGCGCGCCTGCGAGGTCGAACCCGGGGTGGTGCTGGTCACGGCGGCGCCCATGGCGGATCTGCAGGGCACCATGCGGCAGCTGATCACGGTCCAGGTCGTCGCCTTCGCGCTCGCCCTGCTGGCGCTCGTCGTCATCGGCCGGGCGGTGCTGCGGCGCGGCCTGAAGCCGTTCAGCGACATGGCGCACACGGCCCGCGGCATCACCTCGCACAACCTCACCGGCTCGGCGCGGCTTCCGGTGCGCGCCGGGGGCGGGAAGGGCGGACCGGAGGTCGAGGAGCTGCGCACCGCGTTCAACACCATGCTGGAACACATCGACGACGCGTTCGCCGTCCGCACGGAGGCCGAACAGCGGCTGCGCCGGTTCGTCGCCGACGCCTCGCACGAGCTGCGCACCCCCCTGATGTCGGTACGCGGCTACGCGGACCTCTTCCAGTACGCGGCGGCCAACGCGCCCGAGGAACGCGAGAAACACCTGGCGCGGCTGCGGGCCGAGGCCGCCAGGATGGGCGTACTCCTCGACGACCTGCTGCTGCTCGCCCGCCTCGACGCCGCCGAGGTGGAGACACCGTTGCGGCTGGAGTACGCGGACGTGGCGGAGCTGACGCGGGAGGCGGCGGACGCCTTCCGCGCGGGTCACCCGGACCGCGAGCTGACGGCGACCATCGGCCCGGACCCCGTGCGGCTCAGGCTGGATTCCCTGCGCATCCGGCAGGTGCTGGACAACCTGCTCACCAACGCCGCCGTGCACACCCCGGCCGGTACGAAGGTGAGCGTGGAGCTGTCCGTCCCGCCCGGCGCGGCGGTCATACGCGTCGCCGACTCGGGACCCGGCATCCCGGCCGCCGAGCAGGAACGCGTCTTCGACCGCTTCTACCGCGTCGACAAGGCCCGCAGCCGCGACCGCGGCGGCAGCGGCCTCGGCCTCGCGGTCGCGCGCTCACTGCTCCGGGCGCACGGCGGCACCGTCGACGTGACCAGCCGCCCGGGCTCGACGGCCTTCACGATCAGGCTTCCCCGTGCCGAGGACGGCGCCGTCCCTCGCGCGAGGGACGGCGCCATGGCTCGCGGGAGGGACGATCCCCAGCAGCGCCCACTGCCATGATGACCGGTGTGCACCGTGCGACGGCTTGGCGTGAAACCTGGAGGGGAACGCAGCGGTGAGCGGCGGAACTCCCTTACGTGGGTGCCGTGTTCGGGACACTGCTCGGGCTGCTCGCCGTCCTGGAATCGCTCGCCGAAGCCGTCGCCGCCCATGGGTCGATTCCCCGCATGTTCGCCGACGCCACCACGCACACCGGTCCGCACGGCAGCGCCGCCGGCGTGCAATTCGGGGAGATGCGTGCCAGGCGCCGTAGCCGCGCCGGGCTCCGGGCGCTGCTCCCGTCGCTGCCGCCGAATCGTGCGCCATGCTTCCGCCGCCTTCGTCTGCGAGCTGCCGATGAGGCCCGCAGCGGGGCCGGCCAACCTCGCCGAGAGCCTGACCATCACCCCACGAACGTCCAGACACGTGCGTCACACGCGAGTGGTGTGCTGGTCCAGGAGGGCCCGCAGCCGGTCGAGGTCCCCGGCTTCACGCACGCCCCGCTTGGGCAGGACATCGAGGCACATGATGTTGGGGTCCCGGCTGAGCAGGACGAAGTGACCTGCCGTCTCCCGGTAGCCCTGGAAGACGGACCACTTCTGGACCAACGTGCTGTGGTCGCTGCGGCAGGTGATCCCGGCCGGAGACACGGTGGCGCGGTACTCGCCCTGCCATCCGATGATCCGCTGCACGTGGGCGGCCTGTAGCCGCGGGTACCCCCACACCACCAGGACGACGAACAAGAACAGAACGGTCGAGACCACGTCGACACTCCCGCGGCTCACGGCGGAGACCAGCCAGGTCCCTACCCACAGTGCGAGGAACACGCCCCGCAGCAGTAGCCCGGTCCGCTTGATCCGCTCACGGACCCGCAGGCCAACCAGTGTGTCGGCAGACTGGGGCCGGTACA harbors:
- a CDS encoding ferric reductase-like transmembrane domain-containing protein, yielding MTTVERVQPPPTAVRPKVVARAGLYAVLAANAGVVTVFFLQAGLGSSTLIAIGRLAGLYGALLMAFQLLLVARLPWLDHRIGMDRLTSWHRWVGFGLLWTLLSHAAFIILGYAQPASMSFVDELVELATTVEGVLRAVVALALIIVIGAVSARFARRRLAYETWHFIHLYTYVAVVLAFTHQVAVGTTFTTSSAATAYWWALWGAALGSVFLGRLVLPVWRNLRHRLRVSAVVPESDDVVSIYITGRDLDRLPARAGQFFLWRFLTKDRWWQANPFSLSAAPDGRSLRLTAKTAGDGTAALRHLRVGTRVFAEGPYGAFTTLHRTRPDTLLIAGGVGITPIRALLEELYGHGVLIYRVATDRDAVLLDELRELAYAKGAELHVITGPATPDKLAPRELARLVPDVADRDVFVCGPPGMTGAVLRTLRDLGVPKQQIHAERFSLAG
- a CDS encoding response regulator transcription factor; this translates as MEKVRLLVVDDDPPIADLVATVARYEGWEAVTAHSGEEALRRAAEFHPDIVVLDLMLPGLDGFAVLDRLRQSGTMVPVVFLTARDGVADRVAGLTRGGDDYLVKPFAVEELMARLRTVLRRSTGPGFQRSVLRVADLTMDEDTREVRRGDRLLTLTPTEYEVLRYLMRRSPTVLTKAQILDHVWEYGFGGRSNVVELVVSRLRRKLEDSGEPLIHTVRGIGYVVRQVAE
- a CDS encoding ATP-binding protein, with amino-acid sequence MIGRHWRAYRRLRLGTRLALGMGVLSLVVFAVVGTALTTYMRDYLDRQLGEQMKLVQVTQSKDAQAHSTVQRQPYYGWYTAVYDLSDGTAVLRKPADVPADTAALTAAAEALPPAGSEHILRNADIAGKGTYKLRACEVEPGVVLVTAAPMADLQGTMRQLITVQVVAFALALLALVVIGRAVLRRGLKPFSDMAHTARGITSHNLTGSARLPVRAGGGKGGPEVEELRTAFNTMLEHIDDAFAVRTEAEQRLRRFVADASHELRTPLMSVRGYADLFQYAAANAPEEREKHLARLRAEAARMGVLLDDLLLLARLDAAEVETPLRLEYADVAELTREAADAFRAGHPDRELTATIGPDPVRLRLDSLRIRQVLDNLLTNAAVHTPAGTKVSVELSVPPGAAVIRVADSGPGIPAAEQERVFDRFYRVDKARSRDRGGSGLGLAVARSLLRAHGGTVDVTSRPGSTAFTIRLPRAEDGAVPRARDGAMARGRDDPQQRPLP
- a CDS encoding YcxB family protein, producing MAEGRSAEGTNNRAEISDDVVDEQTAVQLVYRPQSADTLVGLRVRERIKRTGLLLRGVFLALWVGTWLVSAVSRGSVDVVSTVLFLFVVLVVWGYPRLQAAHVQRIIGWQGEYRATVSPAGITCRSDHSTLVQKWSVFQGYRETAGHFVLLSRDPNIMCLDVLPKRGVREAGDLDRLRALLDQHTTRV